Part of the Mycolicibacterium mengxianglii genome is shown below.
CAGCGACTTCCTGGCCCAGGGGCCGGTGGTGCTGTTCTTCTACCCGGCAGCCATGACTCCGGGCTGTACCAAGGAGGCTTGCCACTTTCGCGATCTGGCGGGCGAGTTCGCCGCAGTGGGCGCTACGCGGGTCGGGATCAGCACCGACGGCGTGGACAAACAGGCCGAATTCGCTCTGAAGCAGGGCTTCGACTATCCGCTGCTCTCGGATTCCGGCGGGGTGGTCGCCGCCGCGTTCGGCGTCAAACGCGGGCTTCTCGGCAAGCTCATGCCGGTCAAACGCACCACGTTCGTCATCGACACCGACGGCCGGGTGCTCGACGTGATCGCCAGCGAGATCAGCATGGACAGCCACGCCGACAAGGCGCTGGAAGTGTTGCGCGACCGCGCCAAGCGCGTCGGCTGAGACGGCGGGGGTTCATCGCGGTCAGCGACGTGGGCGTCGTTGTGATGTTCTAAAAGCCTTGCCATTCAAGGCAAGTTGCGTTTCAGCGATAGACGCGAACCGCTATTCGCCGGCGAGCAGCACGTCGGCGTCGAAGCACGTGTGATCGCCGGTGTGGCACGCCCCACCAACCTGGTCGACCTCGAGCAAAACCGTGTCGCCGTCGCAGTCAAGACGCACCGAGTGCACCCGTTGTGTGTGTCCGGAGGTGGCGCCCTTGATCCACTGCTCACCCCGGGAACGGGAGAAGTAGGTGGCTTCCCGGGTAGTCAGCGTGCGCGCCAGGGCGTCGTCGTCCATCCACGCCACCATCAGCACATCGCCGGTGCCACGTTCCTGCACCACTGCAGCGAACAGTCCGTCAGCGTTGCGTTTCAGCCGAGCGGCGATGGCGGGGTCCAGAGTCGTCATCGCACGCAGATCCCTTCGGCAGCCATCGCCGCCTTCACCTGCCCGATGGTCAGCTCCTTGAAGTGGAAGACGCTGGCCGCCAACACCGCATCCGCACCGGCATGGACGGCGGCCGCGAAGTGTTCCGCAGCCCCGGCTCCGCCGCTGGCGATCACCGGCACCGTCACCGCAGCGCGCACCGCACGCAGCATCGGCACATCGAAACCTGCCTTGGTGCCGTCGGCGTCCATCGAGTTCAGCAGGATCTCCCCCACACCGAGTTCGGCGCCGCGGGCTGCCCACTCGACCGCATCGATACCGGTGCCGCGTCGGCCACCATGGGTGGTGACCTCCCAGCCCGACGGGGTGGGCGGGTCACCGGCGGGCACGGTGCGCGCATCGACGGACAACACAATGCACTGCGAGCCGAACTGACGTGACATCTCGGCCAGCAGCTCGGGGCGTGCGATCGCCGCCGTATTCACCGACACCTTGTCCGCGCCCGCGCGCAGCAGTACGTCGACATCCTCGACCGCGCGCACCCCACCACCGACGGTCAGCGGAATGAACACCTGCTCGGCGGTGCGCCGCACCACCTCCAGCATGGTGGACCGGCCCGACGACGATGCGGTGACGTCGAGGAACGTCAGCTCGTCGGCGCCCTCGGCGTCATAAACGGCGGCCAGCTCGACCGGATCCCCTGCGTCACGCAGATTCTCGAAGTTGACACCCTTGACAACCCGGCCGGCATCAACGTCCAGACAGGGAATGACGCGGGTCGCCAAGGTGGTCGCCGGAACAGGAATCACCGGTAATCCTCCGGGTCGCCGACCGATGTCACGATCTCGAGGAGCTGTTCATGGATGCTGGGGGCAGCGGCCAGCGCAGAACTCGACGACACCGACCAGGGCTCGCCGGTGAGGTCGGTGACGATCCCGCCGGCGGCACGCACCATCGCCACTCCGGCCGCGTAATCCCACACGTGATCACCGAAAGTGATTGCCCCGCCGAGGACTCCGCCCGCCACATAGGCCAAATCCACGCCGGTAGCGCCGTGCATGCGTAGCCGCGAGCATTCGCGGCTGATGTTCTCGAGAACTGCGACGCGGTAACGCCCGGGATAACGGCCTCGCCAGTCGACGTTGAACGTGCCGACACCGAGGATCGAATCCTTCATGGTCGGAGATCCGAGCGGGGGCTGTGCTTTGCCGTTGACGTAGAGCGGGCTGCCCAGTACCGCGGTGTAGCGCTGGCTGGTGAACGGCAGCCATGTCAGACCGGCGACGGGTTCGCCGTCGCGCATCAGTCCGAGCAGGATGCCCGCCATCGGCGAACCGGCGGCGTAGTTGAAGGTGCCGTCGATCGGATCGAGCACCCACACCAGCGGTGAATCAAGCGGTGCACCACCGAATTCCTCGCCGTGCACCCCGATTCCGGTGCGTGTCGTAAGAGCGTCGACGACCTGACGTTCGATGGCGAGGTCGACCTCGGTGGCGAAGTCGTTGCCCTTCTTGCGCACCGCGGAGTCGGCCCCTTGCCCGGCCAGGAAGC
Proteins encoded:
- a CDS encoding peroxiredoxin — translated: MKRGALVEDFVLPDQTGAERRFSDFLAQGPVVLFFYPAAMTPGCTKEACHFRDLAGEFAAVGATRVGISTDGVDKQAEFALKQGFDYPLLSDSGGVVAAAFGVKRGLLGKLMPVKRTTFVIDTDGRVLDVIASEISMDSHADKALEVLRDRAKRVG
- the hisI gene encoding phosphoribosyl-AMP cyclohydrolase, with translation MTTLDPAIAARLKRNADGLFAAVVQERGTGDVLMVAWMDDDALARTLTTREATYFSRSRGEQWIKGATSGHTQRVHSVRLDCDGDTVLLEVDQVGGACHTGDHTCFDADVLLAGE
- the hisF gene encoding imidazole glycerol phosphate synthase subunit HisF, yielding MPVPATTLATRVIPCLDVDAGRVVKGVNFENLRDAGDPVELAAVYDAEGADELTFLDVTASSSGRSTMLEVVRRTAEQVFIPLTVGGGVRAVEDVDVLLRAGADKVSVNTAAIARPELLAEMSRQFGSQCIVLSVDARTVPAGDPPTPSGWEVTTHGGRRGTGIDAVEWAARGAELGVGEILLNSMDADGTKAGFDVPMLRAVRAAVTVPVIASGGAGAAEHFAAAVHAGADAVLAASVFHFKELTIGQVKAAMAAEGICVR
- a CDS encoding inositol monophosphatase family protein — its product is MSGAVDFDALVATASEVLDDVVECFLAGQGADSAVRKKGNDFATEVDLAIERQVVDALTTRTGIGVHGEEFGGAPLDSPLVWVLDPIDGTFNYAAGSPMAGILLGLMRDGEPVAGLTWLPFTSQRYTAVLGSPLYVNGKAQPPLGSPTMKDSILGVGTFNVDWRGRYPGRYRVAVLENISRECSRLRMHGATGVDLAYVAGGVLGGAITFGDHVWDYAAGVAMVRAAGGIVTDLTGEPWSVSSSSALAAAPSIHEQLLEIVTSVGDPEDYR